A single Luteitalea sp. DNA region contains:
- a CDS encoding DUF4143 domain-containing protein, whose product MRFVPRHLADELLRASRQFSAVLMTGPRRSGKTTLLRKLFPRADYYLLEDPDVVARVRTDPRSFLDGVRLPVIMDEIQNTPELFNYIRTRIDRGPRPARGQWLLTGSQEASLMENVTESMAGRAAVLHMLPLSTRESGRVSLRLGGFPEVLARPQGAERWFRSYVQTYLERDVRAVTAIRDLATFRRFLALLASRCGQMLNRAALAAPLGVSVPTISQWLSVLEITGQILLVPPFFENFGKRLVKSPKLYFIDSGLACHLLGIDSQTALDRSPFLGPLFEGFVASEIVKQQANSGRRSEIYCFRDERGLEVDFVLVPRARELTLIEAKASRTVTPAMALPLTRLAESSKSYKTSCLVVHRGGADSQALTALLPGVAAVTLAQALERVSKTRRPRRR is encoded by the coding sequence ATGCGTTTTGTGCCACGCCATTTGGCGGACGAGCTGCTTCGAGCCAGCCGCCAGTTTTCCGCTGTCTTGATGACCGGGCCCCGCCGCAGCGGCAAGACCACGCTCCTCAGAAAGCTGTTCCCTCGAGCCGACTATTACCTGTTGGAAGATCCTGATGTCGTGGCGCGTGTTCGGACTGATCCTCGATCATTTCTGGACGGCGTGCGACTCCCCGTGATCATGGACGAGATCCAGAACACACCGGAGCTGTTCAACTACATCCGCACTCGCATCGATCGTGGACCACGCCCTGCGCGGGGGCAATGGCTCCTGACCGGGTCGCAAGAGGCATCTCTGATGGAGAACGTCACGGAGTCGATGGCAGGGCGGGCGGCCGTCCTGCACATGTTGCCGCTGTCGACCCGCGAGTCCGGTCGTGTATCGCTGCGGCTGGGAGGCTTTCCAGAGGTGCTCGCGCGACCCCAGGGTGCTGAGCGGTGGTTCCGCTCCTACGTCCAGACATACCTGGAACGCGATGTGCGAGCCGTCACCGCGATTCGCGACCTTGCGACATTTCGCCGGTTCCTGGCGTTGCTCGCGTCCCGTTGCGGGCAAATGCTCAACCGCGCCGCGCTAGCAGCGCCGCTGGGGGTCTCGGTGCCGACGATCTCGCAGTGGCTCAGCGTTCTTGAGATCACCGGACAGATTTTGCTGGTGCCTCCCTTCTTCGAGAACTTCGGCAAGCGTCTCGTGAAGTCGCCCAAGCTCTATTTCATCGACTCTGGGCTGGCGTGTCACTTGCTCGGCATCGATTCTCAGACGGCCCTCGACCGTTCCCCTTTCCTCGGTCCGCTGTTCGAGGGATTCGTGGCATCCGAGATCGTGAAACAGCAGGCCAATAGCGGGCGCCGTAGCGAAATCTATTGCTTTCGAGACGAGCGAGGACTGGAAGTCGACTTCGTTCTGGTGCCACGTGCCCGCGAGCTGACGCTCATTGAGGCGAAGGCTTCACGAACGGTGACGCCGGCCATGGCCCTGCCGCTGACGCGACTGGCCGAGAGCTCGAAATCCTACAAGACGAGCTGCCTGGTTGTGCACCGTGGCGGCGCGGATTCCCAGGCGCTGACGGCATTGCTTCCTGGAGTCGCTGCGGTCACATTGGCGCAGGCTCTCGAACGTGTGAGCAAGACTCGTCGCCCACGCCGCCGCTGA
- a CDS encoding carboxypeptidase regulatory-like domain-containing protein, with protein MRRTVGFLVAFLVVIAVLPAYGQDYRARVQGVVADPDQGVIPGATVTLVNVDTGVATVRQTNDTGRYLFDYVEPGLYLLTVELDGFAPFTRENIRVQSRGDVTVDAVLSPGGIQESVTVTEAPAAVQFNTSSTMLSVDTKMANELPRFDRNPFKLALLDPAAVNTRTEMNPYHSWAANSIELGGGTSLKNDLKVDGSPIGVGHKATYTPSPDAVQEVTILQNSVDAESGHSAGGVVSITMKSGTNQWQGSTFFSGRYPELNALNDRTTGDESKSRNTMFGGVLGHPIVQNRVFHFASYEQWRPHDQLTIVRTMPTARERAGDFSQSYNPDGSLRVIYDPWSTVLNPETDTVTRTPFPGNRVPADRMDPLAQRLMESLWEPNRPGDDISGLNNYQATATRITDYKNFSNRVDWNINDKWRVYGRFSRIHTIVETLNPTPNDSPAFGPRDMSTRHALSVSGDALWTVNDRTLVNLHGDYHSLVDDYGAPGFDLGSAGWSEFWPNNAWYEAFETGFPVYHPRINIGGSHFGQTGVFWYQHPNATTFSAKLSQQRGAHYWKVGFETRRSGGETLVTGTNGLFFNAATTADTFINPDTRQSGHPYASFLLGALASDSVAVSKPVKRPRTEFYAGFIQDDIKLSQRLTLNLGLRYEFETPWHDPDYNMSRFLDLSQPIPEMQANPPDIPEAARALMGDAYAFNGAWVFTDSENPGMWDTPKGAFMPRAGLALRINDKTALRAGYARYVVPTEYNFSPSPFSGFEALNFLEPPYLGFDATQSVAPPLEGVPQARLSDPFPADSNPLIPPLGKDNGRSLGLGGDNLVWYQQDLEPEVNDRINISLQRELPGRVVTDITYFANFGHNVPYTRNINQMDPRLSYEHGSELDATVPNPFYQYLTPETFPGPLRNQETIALSELLRTYPQYGGLYVAYSPGRRSRYHALQLSVRRAHLNGYSFLFGYNYNRERTEEFFDSVANYLDELTFQDIGGLRSPRHRLSAAGIYELPFGRDRAYLANLHPALDALVGAWQVAGAFYFNSGQYLRFGPALVDGDPTLGNPTPDRWFDTSKFQQQPDYTPRTNPLQYPGLTGPVYWTMDGTLTKQFRLRGDTRVEFKLAAYNVTNRLNRANPVTNVLNANFGRTLRQLGGSTGRQLELGLKILF; from the coding sequence ATGAGAAGAACCGTGGGTTTCCTCGTTGCATTCTTGGTGGTGATTGCTGTACTGCCTGCGTATGGCCAGGACTATCGCGCCAGGGTCCAAGGCGTGGTCGCTGATCCGGACCAGGGAGTCATCCCAGGAGCCACCGTCACGCTGGTCAACGTCGACACCGGCGTCGCCACGGTCCGGCAGACCAACGACACCGGACGTTACCTGTTCGACTACGTCGAGCCGGGTCTCTACCTGCTGACCGTGGAGCTGGATGGCTTCGCCCCGTTCACCCGTGAGAACATCCGCGTGCAGTCACGCGGCGACGTTACCGTCGATGCCGTCCTGAGCCCGGGTGGGATTCAGGAGAGCGTGACCGTGACGGAGGCGCCCGCAGCCGTCCAGTTCAACACGTCGAGCACGATGCTTTCGGTCGACACGAAGATGGCCAACGAGCTGCCGCGCTTCGACCGCAACCCGTTCAAGCTCGCGCTGCTCGATCCGGCGGCCGTCAACACGCGTACCGAGATGAATCCGTATCACTCCTGGGCGGCCAACAGCATCGAGCTGGGCGGAGGCACGAGTCTGAAGAACGATCTCAAGGTCGACGGCAGCCCTATCGGCGTCGGCCACAAGGCGACCTACACGCCGTCTCCCGACGCGGTCCAGGAGGTCACCATCCTCCAGAACAGCGTGGACGCCGAGTCTGGTCACAGCGCGGGCGGTGTCGTCAGCATCACGATGAAGTCCGGGACCAATCAGTGGCAGGGCAGCACCTTCTTCTCGGGGCGGTACCCTGAGCTCAATGCACTGAACGACCGGACAACGGGTGACGAGAGCAAGTCGCGAAATACGATGTTTGGCGGCGTTCTGGGGCATCCGATCGTGCAGAACAGAGTGTTCCACTTTGCCTCGTACGAGCAGTGGCGGCCCCACGACCAGCTCACGATCGTTCGGACGATGCCCACGGCGCGGGAGCGTGCCGGCGATTTCTCCCAATCGTACAACCCTGATGGCAGTCTGCGCGTCATCTACGATCCCTGGTCTACGGTGTTGAATCCGGAAACGGACACGGTCACGCGCACACCGTTCCCCGGCAATCGCGTTCCGGCCGACCGCATGGATCCGCTCGCCCAGCGCTTGATGGAGAGCTTGTGGGAGCCGAACCGGCCCGGTGACGACATCAGCGGTCTGAACAACTACCAAGCCACGGCGACACGGATTACCGACTACAAGAACTTCTCCAATCGCGTCGACTGGAACATCAACGACAAGTGGAGGGTCTACGGGCGGTTCAGCCGGATCCACACCATCGTCGAGACGTTGAATCCCACACCAAACGACTCACCCGCCTTTGGTCCGCGCGACATGAGCACCCGGCACGCGCTCAGCGTGTCCGGAGACGCGCTCTGGACCGTGAACGACCGCACCCTGGTCAACCTGCATGGCGACTATCACTCGCTCGTGGACGACTACGGTGCGCCGGGCTTCGATCTGGGCTCGGCCGGGTGGTCGGAGTTCTGGCCCAACAACGCTTGGTATGAAGCTTTCGAGACCGGCTTCCCGGTCTACCATCCGCGGATTAACATTGGCGGCTCACACTTCGGCCAGACCGGTGTGTTTTGGTATCAACATCCCAATGCCACGACGTTCAGCGCGAAGCTGTCCCAGCAGCGCGGTGCACACTACTGGAAGGTGGGCTTCGAGACGCGGCGCAGCGGCGGCGAGACGCTGGTCACCGGCACGAACGGCCTGTTCTTCAACGCTGCGACGACGGCTGACACGTTCATCAACCCGGACACGCGCCAGTCGGGTCATCCCTACGCGTCGTTCCTGCTCGGTGCGCTCGCTTCCGACTCGGTGGCGGTGTCAAAGCCAGTGAAGCGGCCGCGGACAGAGTTCTACGCTGGGTTCATCCAGGACGATATCAAGCTGAGTCAGCGACTCACGTTGAACCTCGGGCTTCGTTATGAGTTCGAGACCCCGTGGCACGACCCCGACTACAACATGTCGCGCTTTCTCGACCTCTCTCAGCCGATTCCGGAGATGCAGGCGAACCCGCCGGACATTCCGGAGGCGGCCCGCGCGCTGATGGGCGACGCCTACGCGTTCAACGGCGCGTGGGTCTTCACCGACAGCGAGAATCCTGGCATGTGGGATACACCGAAGGGGGCGTTCATGCCGCGTGCAGGCCTCGCGCTGCGCATCAACGACAAGACTGCCCTCCGAGCCGGGTATGCCCGCTACGTCGTGCCGACCGAGTACAACTTTTCGCCTTCTCCGTTTTCTGGGTTCGAAGCGCTCAACTTTCTCGAGCCGCCCTATCTTGGGTTCGACGCCACTCAATCCGTGGCGCCTCCCCTCGAAGGGGTCCCGCAAGCGCGCCTGAGCGATCCGTTTCCGGCGGACAGCAATCCGTTGATTCCGCCGCTCGGCAAGGACAATGGCCGCTCCCTTGGTCTCGGCGGCGACAACCTCGTGTGGTACCAGCAGGACCTCGAGCCGGAGGTGAACGATCGGATCAACATCTCGCTCCAGCGGGAGCTGCCAGGCAGGGTTGTCACCGACATCACCTACTTCGCCAACTTCGGCCACAACGTCCCGTACACGCGAAATATCAATCAGATGGATCCGCGCCTGTCGTACGAGCACGGCAGTGAGCTGGACGCGACGGTGCCAAACCCCTTCTATCAGTACCTCACTCCGGAGACCTTCCCGGGTCCGCTCCGCAACCAAGAGACGATTGCGCTCAGCGAGCTCCTGCGCACCTATCCGCAGTACGGCGGTCTGTACGTCGCGTATTCGCCGGGTCGGCGATCGCGCTATCACGCGCTCCAGCTCAGTGTCCGCCGCGCGCATCTGAATGGGTACAGCTTTCTCTTCGGGTACAACTACAATCGCGAGCGGACTGAAGAGTTCTTCGATTCGGTCGCGAACTATCTCGACGAGCTCACGTTCCAGGACATTGGCGGTCTCCGGAGCCCGCGGCATCGGCTGTCAGCAGCGGGCATCTACGAGCTACCGTTCGGACGCGACCGCGCCTATCTCGCGAACCTCCATCCGGCGCTGGACGCTCTTGTGGGCGCCTGGCAGGTCGCCGGCGCCTTCTACTTCAACTCTGGTCAGTACCTGCGCTTCGGGCCCGCGTTGGTCGACGGCGATCCGACGCTCGGCAACCCGACACCCGACCGCTGGTTCGACACGTCCAAGTTCCAGCAGCAGCCGGATTACACGCCACGGACGAACCCGTTGCAGTATCCCGGCCTCACAGGTCCCGTATACTGGACGATGGATGGCACGCTCACCAAGCAGTTCCGATTGAGGGGCGACACACGGGTCGAGTTCAAGCTCGCCGCGTACAACGTGACGAACCGGCTCAATCGTGCGAATCCCGTCACCAACGTGCTCAACGCGAACTTTGGCCGCACGCTCCGGCAGCTGGGCGGCTCGACCGGCCGGCAGTTGGAGCTCGGCTTGAAGATTCTGTTCTAG
- a CDS encoding FtsX-like permease family protein — MRQFNIMLSKDLELKASHLSRDCEEGNGDCPSFCLESRLHLPSGDSVMRVFHYALRQLRRSPGFTIAAVSSLALGIGATTAMFTLMDALLLRPLPVREPGRLVRVDAVDEHYGRGLSASLLEAIRREEVFDGVCGFLTQGPTVEMAGRISSRWTHSMTGDCFETLGVRPALGRLLEPADDVPGAPHVAVLSYDVWQREFGGRADVIGEKLTIDGEPGSIVGVTQRGFRGVQLGFPPDIIFPLSLQYELEGVSNGGTTTFARLKRDDSSGEVTARLQTIWPRLLQESVSPTSQGRDRERYLSYELSVTPASGGLDRFALRDRFEAPLIALFGIAALVLLVSCVNVANLLLARAQARRGEMSVRLALGASRWVLIRDTLAESLILLVVAVGAGIALAYVQTAFLVSLFGAAFAIAGFALDVTPDARTLLFTCAAAVTAFLLFAIAPASRNSRAGVATLLSGSSSRVVGDRAPWRRALVVAQVAMTLALVTGAVLFAAALAQLRVMSLGLTAEGMLSMHLLPLPGAYRSEFSRGAYYRDLIERMRHIAGVRDVALSRVLPLSAAESYLEPVRAPGVSEDEIASDVASVTDGFLHLMGIPLVAGTNFHRSDAPGGMRTAIVSESLARRLFGNRNPLGRQITIGPDPETPAREIIGVARDAIIANPRARNTLVVYENFWQASPGGQWAPRLLIRTATDPGPIAATVRRELRNLGREYPTRVRTLIEERDASLAQERLLASLSMAFGWVGLTLAAIGLYGLLNFSVTRRTGEIGIRMALGADRARILRLVLREAVVLIAAGVLIGLPITLAGARAVHALLYGVGPFDILPMAASISVLVFVGLLAAWIPARRAASLAPSQALRQE; from the coding sequence GTGCGGCAGTTTAACATCATGCTCTCGAAGGATCTAGAATTAAAGGCTTCACATCTCTCTCGAGACTGCGAAGAGGGAAACGGAGACTGTCCCTCTTTCTGTCTAGAATCAAGGCTCCACCTTCCCTCAGGAGACTCGGTGATGCGGGTGTTCCATTACGCGCTCCGGCAACTGCGACGCAGCCCTGGATTCACGATTGCGGCGGTCTCGTCGCTCGCGCTCGGCATCGGCGCGACCACGGCGATGTTTACCCTGATGGACGCCCTCCTGCTGCGGCCGTTGCCGGTCCGCGAGCCGGGGCGGCTGGTCCGAGTCGATGCCGTGGATGAACATTACGGCCGCGGACTGTCCGCATCGCTCCTCGAGGCGATCCGGCGCGAAGAGGTCTTCGACGGCGTGTGTGGTTTCCTCACGCAAGGGCCGACCGTTGAAATGGCCGGCAGGATCTCCTCGAGGTGGACGCACTCCATGACGGGCGACTGCTTTGAAACGCTCGGTGTGAGGCCGGCGCTGGGCAGGCTGTTGGAACCGGCGGATGATGTGCCTGGCGCGCCGCATGTGGCGGTCTTGAGCTACGACGTCTGGCAGCGTGAGTTTGGAGGGCGCGCAGACGTCATCGGCGAGAAGCTGACCATCGACGGTGAACCGGGCAGCATTGTTGGCGTCACGCAGCGCGGATTCAGAGGCGTGCAGCTTGGCTTCCCGCCCGACATCATCTTCCCGCTCAGCTTGCAATACGAGTTGGAGGGCGTTTCAAACGGCGGGACGACGACATTTGCTCGGCTCAAGCGGGACGACTCCAGCGGCGAGGTCACGGCGCGGCTGCAAACGATATGGCCGCGACTCTTGCAGGAGTCGGTCTCGCCGACATCTCAGGGACGTGACCGCGAGCGCTATCTGAGCTACGAGCTCTCAGTGACACCCGCCTCGGGAGGTCTCGACCGGTTCGCGCTGCGTGATCGATTCGAAGCCCCGCTGATCGCACTCTTTGGCATTGCCGCCCTCGTGCTGCTCGTCTCGTGTGTCAACGTGGCGAATCTCCTCCTGGCGCGCGCCCAGGCAAGACGAGGCGAGATGTCGGTTCGCCTCGCGCTCGGCGCCAGCCGCTGGGTGTTGATCCGCGATACGCTCGCGGAGAGCCTGATCCTGCTCGTCGTGGCCGTGGGCGCCGGTATCGCTCTCGCATACGTGCAGACAGCGTTCCTGGTGTCCCTGTTCGGTGCTGCGTTTGCGATTGCCGGCTTCGCGCTCGACGTCACGCCGGATGCGCGCACGCTCTTGTTCACCTGCGCGGCCGCGGTCACTGCATTTCTCCTCTTTGCGATCGCGCCAGCCTCGAGGAATAGCCGCGCGGGCGTAGCGACACTGCTGAGCGGATCGTCGAGCCGCGTGGTCGGCGATCGAGCTCCGTGGCGACGTGCGCTCGTGGTGGCGCAGGTCGCCATGACGCTGGCGCTCGTCACCGGTGCGGTTCTCTTTGCAGCGGCGCTTGCACAACTGCGGGTCATGTCGCTCGGCCTGACGGCGGAAGGCATGCTGAGCATGCATCTCTTGCCGCTGCCGGGTGCTTATCGGAGCGAATTCTCTCGCGGCGCGTACTATCGCGACCTCATCGAGCGAATGAGGCACATCGCGGGCGTGCGGGACGTCGCGCTGTCGAGGGTCTTGCCGCTGTCAGCGGCAGAATCGTATCTCGAGCCGGTTCGTGCTCCCGGCGTATCGGAAGACGAAATCGCGTCGGATGTGGCGAGCGTGACCGATGGCTTTCTGCACCTGATGGGTATACCGCTCGTGGCGGGCACCAACTTCCATCGAAGCGACGCGCCAGGCGGCATGCGGACCGCAATCGTCAGTGAGTCTCTGGCGCGCAGACTCTTTGGGAACCGCAATCCATTGGGCAGACAGATCACGATCGGCCCGGATCCCGAGACCCCTGCGCGAGAGATCATCGGCGTCGCACGGGATGCCATCATCGCCAACCCACGAGCGCGCAACACCCTGGTCGTGTACGAAAACTTCTGGCAAGCGTCGCCAGGTGGGCAGTGGGCGCCGAGGCTGCTCATACGAACGGCCACGGATCCTGGGCCGATTGCGGCCACCGTGCGGCGGGAGCTCCGCAATCTGGGACGCGAGTATCCCACCCGCGTGCGCACGCTCATCGAGGAGCGCGACGCTTCGCTGGCGCAGGAGCGACTGCTGGCATCTCTGTCGATGGCGTTTGGCTGGGTGGGGCTCACGCTTGCTGCAATTGGGCTCTACGGCCTGCTCAACTTCTCGGTGACGCGGCGCACCGGTGAGATTGGCATCCGCATGGCGCTTGGTGCCGACCGCGCACGCATCCTCCGACTCGTGCTCCGCGAGGCTGTCGTGCTGATTGCCGCAGGCGTGCTGATTGGCCTTCCGATCACGCTGGCTGGCGCCAGAGCCGTGCACGCGCTGCTCTACGGCGTCGGTCCGTTCGACATCCTCCCGATGGCCGCCTCCATCAGCGTGCTGGTGTTCGTTGGCCTCCTGGCCGCCTGGATCCCAGCGCGACGTGCCGCGTCGCTCGCACCGTCGCAGGCGCTGCGGCAGGAGTAA
- the solA gene encoding N-methyl-L-tryptophan oxidase, with the protein MPAHFDVAIIGLGAMGSAAAYHLARRGRRVLGLDQFTPPHTKGSSHGRTRIIREAYFEHPQYVPIVRHAYTCWARLEAESGERLFEETGGLMIGAPDSRVVSGARTSAELHGLPYEELSAPEVRRRYPALQLSDDMVALLEPRAGMLLPERAVEAHLHLATACGATLQTNETVTSWQAGANEVTIVTTGGRYMAERLIIAAGAWLAGLAPELALPLTVERVVMHWFDPGEQVAQFVPDRLPIFIVEYAPGLMFYGFPARPEGVKVARHHQGEATDAAGVQRDVAPEEVDAMRSLVARFLPGLGDGWLRSCVCLYTNTPDEGFIIDTHPVHSRVLIVSACSGHGFKFSSAIGEIAADLITEGRSAFDLTPFRLSRFG; encoded by the coding sequence ATGCCTGCACACTTCGACGTCGCCATCATCGGGCTCGGTGCCATGGGCAGTGCCGCCGCGTATCACCTCGCACGCCGCGGCCGCCGCGTCCTGGGTCTCGATCAATTCACGCCGCCGCACACGAAGGGCTCATCGCACGGCAGGACGCGCATCATCCGCGAGGCGTACTTCGAGCATCCGCAGTACGTCCCCATCGTTCGCCACGCCTACACCTGCTGGGCTCGTCTCGAGGCGGAAAGCGGCGAGCGCCTGTTCGAGGAGACTGGCGGCCTGATGATTGGCGCTCCTGACAGCCGGGTCGTGAGCGGCGCACGGACCAGCGCAGAGCTCCACGGTTTGCCGTACGAGGAGCTGTCGGCGCCGGAGGTCCGTCGTCGCTACCCCGCCTTGCAGCTCTCCGACGACATGGTTGCGCTGCTGGAGCCGCGTGCGGGCATGCTTTTGCCGGAGCGCGCGGTCGAGGCGCATCTACATCTCGCGACCGCGTGTGGCGCCACGCTGCAGACCAACGAGACCGTGACGAGCTGGCAGGCAGGAGCAAACGAAGTCACGATCGTGACAACCGGCGGCCGGTACATGGCCGAGCGGTTGATTATTGCTGCCGGTGCCTGGCTGGCCGGGCTCGCACCGGAGTTGGCGCTGCCTTTGACCGTTGAGCGGGTCGTGATGCACTGGTTCGACCCGGGTGAGCAGGTGGCGCAATTCGTCCCCGATCGCCTGCCGATCTTCATCGTCGAGTATGCGCCCGGCTTGATGTTCTACGGCTTCCCGGCGCGCCCGGAGGGGGTGAAGGTCGCCAGACATCACCAGGGCGAAGCGACGGATGCCGCCGGCGTGCAACGGGATGTCGCGCCCGAGGAGGTCGACGCGATGCGATCGCTCGTCGCCCGCTTCTTGCCTGGTCTAGGCGACGGTTGGTTGCGCTCCTGCGTTTGCCTCTATACGAATACACCAGACGAGGGCTTCATCATCGATACGCACCCAGTCCACTCCCGGGTGTTGATCGTGAGCGCCTGTTCTGGGCATGGGTTCAAGTTCTCGAGCGCCATCGGAGAGATTGCGGCCGACCTCATCACAGAGGGCCGCAGCGCATTCGACCTCACACCCTTCCGCCTGTCGCGCTTCGGGTAG